Proteins found in one Epinephelus fuscoguttatus linkage group LG4, E.fuscoguttatus.final_Chr_v1 genomic segment:
- the acd gene encoding adrenocortical dysplasia protein homolog, with protein sequence MPRPTRSTLSPWIESLILSYGSEEGSSSGRLKAHVIGVGQMSQSQAQGSEGPTGLLFLSDGVLRIPAILTASAWEHLQEQEDRECFTSLVNTTVCIQDYRLQFHMALEQTKSRFFLSVGELASTAAGPVKDNTPCCMTLPSIRLKVCMTWRALLGQEDSQKSQCGFDLSELLGEWQHDCLQAVLEDVQERLIVASSRPVSPQPSTSTYIPSLAHPDTFTATSWDVDRVRYKGMKCFTVPIKCLIIPEEDTQQTCAGTSGRSATSEDRKRELLQDCKSSEMTLPSGDGAEWQIAKPAVVEPDGDNENSPCPLEDSMLHEGLMIDSDIRPLSNPWDIFPPPCETSLSSDASPEATPTQSPHNPTATEFKSDHSAVLTSLQLPVTSSEESRQTSENSKGENSYLPPYQRQPHSTSLPTTAVSSTSVSPPEPFSRPSNLLPATDEHHSDTAQQNLPALDKEKQTLEKETFEGKKRKRKRSEPSPEALTTLVEEEAEESQISRSPPSWLFDSQAGSRAEEGSSHRQGQTVGTVSSKSPTVHSDGRPFSYSYQASGQNLQDFSRFKVAQSLLHWAVKYLLVPKQTENPHDTSVTSDQTSSDRTEVT encoded by the coding sequence ATGCCTAGACCCACTCGGAGCACACTGTCTCCGTGGATAGAGAGTCTGATCCTGAGCTATGGCAGTGAGGAGGGGAGCAGCAGCGGGCGGCTCAAGGCTCATGTCATCGGGGTGGGTCAGATGTCTCAATCCCAGGCTCAGGGCTCTGAGGGCCCCACAGGGCTGCTCTTCCTGTCCGACGGGGTGCTCCGGATCCCGGCCATCCTCACGGCATCAGCCTGGGAGCATCTCCAGGAGCAGGAGGACCGCGAGTGTTTCACCAGCCTGGTCAACACCACCGTGTGCATACAGGACTACCGGCTGCAGTTTCACATGGCCCTTGAACAGACAAAAAGCAGATTCTTCTTATCAGTTGGAGAGCTGGCTTCAACTGCAGCTGGTCCAGTTAAAGACAACACCCCTTGCTGCATGACACTGCCCTCCATCAGGCTGAAGGTCTGTATGACATGGAGGGCCCTGCTGGGTCAGGAGGACTCTCAGAAGAGCCAGTGTGGGTTTGATCTATCAGAGCTGCTGGGGGAGTGGCAGCATGACTGTCTACAGGCTGTGCTGGAGGATGTTCAGGAGAGGCTGATCGTAGCAAGCAGCCGCCCAGTGAGCCCGCAGCCCTCCACCTCAACTTACATCCCATCACTGGCCCACCCAGATACATTCACTGCCACGAGCTGGGACGTTGACAGGGTCAGATATAAAGGAATGAAATGTTTCACTGTCCCCATAAAGTGCCTCATCATCCCAGAGGAAGATACTCAGCAGACCTGTGCTGGAACAAGTGGCCGTTCTGCCACCTCtgaggacagaaagagagagttaCTTCAAGATTGCAAATCTTCAGAGATGACGCTGCCTTCAGGTGATGGTGCAGAGTGGCAAATAGCCAAGCCAGCCGTTGTAGAGCCAGATGGAGACAATGAGAATTCACCTTGTCCATTGGAGGACAGTATGCTACACGAGGGCTTGATGATTGACAGTGACATCCGGCCTTTATCCAACCCTTGGGACATTTTTCCTCCACCATGTGAAACCTCATTATCCTCTGATGCATCCCCAGAAGCAACACCAACCCAGTCACCCCACAATCCCACTGCCACTGAATTCAAGTCTGATCATTCTGCAGTCTTAACCAGCTTGCAACTTCCTGTCACCAGTTCCGAGGAATCCCGGCAGACATCCGAGAACAGCAAAGGAGAGAACAGCTACCTCCCGCCATACCAGAGACAGCCACACTCAACTAGCCTCCCCACCACTGCGGTTTCTTCAACTTCTGTGAGTCCACCAGAGCCTTTTAGCAGACCGTCAAACCTACTGCCTGCCACAGACGAACACCACAGCGACACAGCACAACAAAATCTTCCGGCTTTGGACAAGGAAAAACAGACTTTGGAAAAAGAAAcctttgagggaaaaaaaagaaagagaaagagaagtgaGCCATCACCAGAAGCACTGACCACCTTAGTGgaagaggaagcagaggaaTCTCAGATTAGTAGGAGCCCTCCGTCTTGGCTCTTTGACAGTCAGGCAGGCTCTAGGGCTGAAGAGGGCAGCAGTCACAGACAGGGTCAAACTGTGGGGACTGTCTCGAGTAAGAGTCCCACTGTTCACAGCGATGGCAGGCCGTTCTCTTACTCTTACCAAGCGTCAGGACAGAATCTGCAGGATTTCAGTCGTTTCAAAGTCGCACAGTCCTTGCTGCACTGGGCAGTGAAATATCTTCTCGTTCCAAAGCAGACAGAGAATCCACACGACACATCAGTGACATCTGATCAAACTTCGTCTGACAGGACTGAGGTCACCTAA